AAATTTGACTatgtatgaaattggtgtggaatactTCTAAATAGAGTAACTAATTGAATATGCATTAGGATGATATTTTAAAGACATGAAAATGCCATGGAATTGGATATTGAGTGTTTAAATATGCTATGTTACATGCTATGAAACATGTTTGAGAGTGTGGATGAGTAAGGGTAACAATTGGTTTAGAAAATAGCCTCTAAATTGTCCATACGGGTAAACACATGGGTATGCGTCTAGGcaatgtgtgacacacagtctgccccatgggcatgttgtatAATCGTGTGTCCTCTGTACCCTagtttttcaagtcagtatgcccaatagtaaacacacgggctaagacacgagcgtgtttcTTGACCATGTGAGAGACGCAgcctacccatacgggcgtgtgctctggtcgtgtgaagtctacaccattttataaaaatttatttatttttagtgtACCACTCGGTCTAGACACATTTgcgtgtgatatggccgtgtgaccttattttgatgaTGACGTCacagttagagagttacacggttgaggacacgggcgtgtcccatgccACACGGGTATATGACAACACGGTCTACCcccacgagcgtgtgactctccaaaacaagagAAATTGCTAAGTTGCCCAAAATTTTTCGAAAGTTtacggtttagtctcgaaccaaccccgatgtatgttttgggcttcgtaaaccagtataagggatgacatgcatatttttgaatgtttttggattggttgaatttttatggctcggttttacatgtatgcatatgtttaagtccagtaatgcctcgtatcctatcccggcgtcggacacaggtaagggatgttacattcgCCATGTCACATTTGATGAATCATGGTTTCCCTTCAAAAATGGTTTCTATTTATCTTCTGGTTCTGGTTTAATTCGATCCTCTCATCACAAGTCTTGTATTCCCTTGCTAGTAGCTACTACCCTCTCAGCCTGAATTTTCTCAGGTGTAAAACAAGCCATTTCCTCTCTTGTGGTAGGGTCCATTCAATCTTCTTCTGGCCTACGATCTCTTGGTAGTCGTTCTGGTTTAGGAGGAACACATATTGATTCCTCTGCACAATCTTCTCTTCCTGCTAGTACTGTTCCGTGTGTGAGCACTCACCCAATACGAACCCGATCAAAAAATGGCATTTTCAAGCCTAAGGTGTTCACTTCAGTCTTAACAGAGAAAGAGCTTACGTCTATTACTGAAACCTTTTAAAGTCCTGCTTGGACAGTAGCTGTACAGGCTGAGTACAAGGCTCTACTCACGGATGACACCTAGGATCTGGTACCCTTATTTGAAAATCGTAAGGCTGTTGGCTGTAAATGGATCTTTAAACTCAAAAGACATGTTGATAGCTCGGTGGCTCGATACAAGGGCAGGTTGGTTGTTAAAGGCTACCTTTAAGAGGTGGGCATTGATTTTTAGGAAACTTTTAGCCTTGTGGTTAAGCCAACAACTATTCGAGTGGTTCTGGCTCTAGCAGTCTCCTTAGGGTGGACACTCAGGCAAGTAGACATTAACAATGCCTTCTTAAATGGTGACTTGCAGGAGGAAATATACATGGTGCAACCACCAGGATTTGAACAATCAAGGAATGGTGGTCAACAGTTAGTCTGCAAATTGAAAAAAGCTCTCTATGGTCTTAAGCAAGCACCTCGAACCTAGTTCCACAAGTTATGAGATTTCTTTTTAGCTATACAGTTTGCTGTTTCGAAGGCTGACAATTCTCTTTTTATTTATCGGTCGGGGTCTCAGCTGATTTATGTTCTTGTGTACGTCGATGACATCATTATCACTAGGACAGACTCACAAGCTATAAATCAATTTGTCAAAGAGCTTGATATTCAGTTCACGTTAAAATATTTGGGACCGTTGAGCTATTTTCTCGGTATTGAGGTGAGCTATACTCCAAATGGGATTTTTCTTAGTCAAAGGAAGTATATACTCGATCTTCTTACAAGGGCCTCTATGGACAAGTCTAACGAATTGCCAATACCTATGGTCACAACATGTCACCTATCAGCTAATGAAGGTACTCCAGTTGACGATGCACACTTGTATAGAAGCATAGTTGATGCCTTACAATATGTAGTAATTACTAGGCTAGATATAGCATTCTCTGTCAATAAGGTTTTTCAATTCATGCACAAATCATTTGATTTGCATTTTAAGGCTGTGAAACGAATCCTTCGATATTTGAGAAGGACCTTGGATTATGGCACAAATTTTACTCAGAAGTCAAAGTTTCTGCTTGAAGGTTTTTCGGATGCTAGTTGAGGGTCAGATGTTGATGATCGTCGATCAACCTCAGGTTACTGTGTTTTTCTTGGAGGAAATCCAGTCTCTTGGAGCTATAGGAAACAGTAGGTGGTCTCAAGGTCTACTACTGAGGCGGAATATCGAAGCCTTGCTCATGTCACTACCGAAATGGTCTGAATTCAGTCATTGTTGTCTGAATTGGGAGCTCCTGTTAAGAGCGAAGATTGGTGTGGTGTGATAGCTCAGTTGCTATGGCAGTGGCTGGAAATCCTATCATCCATTTGAATTTTAAGCACGTTGAGTTGGATTTATTTTTTGTGCGCGAGAAAGTTGCCAGTGGATTGTTTCAAGTGGGGCATGTTCCAAGACAAGAATAGATAGCAAATGTCTTGACAAAACCCTTATCAGCAGGGCTATTTCATAAATTCGGGGGTCAGCTCCGAATTGCTCCTAATAATAGTGAAGTTACATGGAGGAAGTTGATTAGCACATGTCTGTTACTCATCTATTAGTAGTTAATAGTTAGTTAACAGTTACTTCTCATCTGTATAAAATACTTAACTTTCTTCATTAATGAAGGAAGTCAGAATCATTACTCATCATTTCTTGTTGGTATGATCTTGACAACCTTGTTCAATTGATATAAAGAAAACTAAACCTATTCTTCAATATCAAGCTTCAACCCAGataatatgatatttatattttaaagactcaattaaaatacttaaaagtttggaaactaatttaaaatttaatccatgcGTTGGGGAAGTTTGATAGAATTAACACAATATACATACGGAATTTTTGAATGAAAAATAATATGACTTGATTAAAAAGTTTGAAAAATGAACCCTATTAGCCACTCAACTTTTTCAAACTAAATCTATTATTCGTCGGTAGCATCGGCCTTCGGGCTTGTTGTTGGTCGCAATTTCTtcaatattttttctttattattttattttgttttaaatttcaattcacattatCATGATTTTCTCTACCGTTTCATGATTTTATATTCTTCACAATTTCGTGGTTGTCCATATTTTTCTTGGTTTTTATTTTATCCGatatgttttattttacttttacttttatttttaattttagtcaTGTTCTAGCATACATGTGAAATTTGCCAATATAAGGGTATTGCCAAATCAATTAGGAACTGTTCTCGAAAGTCTTTATCATGATAGATCATAGTGATGGGGATGGATTTGAGATGAAGAGGAGGAGGATAAGCCATATGAGACTTGGCCTTTTGTGCATCATTGATATGATGGGTTTATTGGGGCTTTTATAAGTTTTGTCTTAGTTGATCGGTGTTCATTGTCAGATTGATTTGATTATGGCAATGTTAGGATGCCAATCAACGATTTGATCAAGTTAATGCATTTTTGGTTTGTTTTTGAATTATTTCAGTGCTGCAATTATTGTCAATTTATCTTTCTCGTTTTTGAAATTATTATACAAACATGGCATTTGTGCATTAATTtgtaattatttatttatcatttgtACTATAAgtcatgtttttatattattactgTTCATGAttgttattaataataatatttaaaaaagaaagaaagataaatAAATGTTGATAACTATGTTTTCAGTGATGTaactaatttattaaatatagatATCTTTTACGGTCCAAAATCATAtctattagggactaaatttagGTGTTTTAATTGAATCACTTTTGTTTTCTGAACTAATCAAATCACTTCTGATTTACGCCATTTTGTGCTGATTTGGTAGGAGGGGCATAAAGTTTTATGTTCTATGACTTAATTTTCTGCTtaatcaaatcattattcaatcaTTAGGGTAATCATAAGAGTTAAGGTAATCCAATGACCAACTTGCTAATTAAGTttacatataagtatatatatatatagaaagagGGAGAGAGAAGAAAGATTTAAAGTTAGACAAGTTAGGCAAGTGACTAATCTATTTTAGTAGGGATGGGGCAAAACATAAAAGTAGATTTGACATAAATGTTTGTGTTTGTGTGTGTGGTttcaaagaaaaatgaaatttggaATCACCTTATTTGATCAATAATCATTCAATTAAAGATTGTTGTCTTTAGTGTTTTAAGAATAAAATATTATTTGGTTTAAAAGTATTAACAAATTTATGTATACtgcattaattatataaattaatacaataatttatcataattcacatttcaaaataataatttgggTTCAAACTATCATTGTACAAAAAAGTAtattaatttactaataaatttaaattgtatttttaattaaaatatatctatttatatttgaattaaaaacaaaacaataTTTATTAAAATCATAATGAAAGAAGACaaaaatattattatgttatatatatagtAATAAAATATGTTAACATCAAAATAAagcaataaattttttataatataattgggGAAAGGGAATGAAGTTGCTTGAGATCGAACTAATTCTCGTATCTACATAATACTCTTGTCATTGAGTCAAAAGGTTATTGACATAAACCCTTATTAAATTAGTGTAACTTacgttttaattatttaaaaattactatttttttacaacttgaaagtttttgatttttatatttttaaaatcgatAAAATTTAAACCATCACTTAATTcttacataaattttaaaatatatttgttacataaATTTTTCATCCAAACCATGAATATGCCATGCATAATCTATATTACtaatatcaacttaattaaaaAACTATATTATAGCCAAAACCAAGGCTTCCGAAACCTATATCTTCTTTTTCTGATTAAAAAAGCTATATTATACactatatttataattttgttcTTCGCTTTACTAAATAACTACATAAGCATAGTTACTCtaattttattcatgttttagTATATATATTAGATAATCAGGAAGAGAATAATTCATcttaaatttagtttttatacaTGATTAATGTGGTagatcttttaaattttttataataatttttgatttatcaaaatttatCGTCAAATCGATCTGATGATagaactaaaatgtaattttagtgATTTGATTGAATTAATAATAGGTGTTGTTTGTATTAGGAAAAGTTTACTGCTCTATATTTGTAAAGATCCTGTTaccaacaatttttttttacttacaCACAAATGTATCATGTTAGAAGCATCAGAGTTTGGATTTAAATCCTATTTTACATGAAaacattattttgaaaattttactcaaagtttcaaatccaaaaaaaaaaggaaaaaagaaaaatatgttcTAATTCAAAAATTGCAACCCATTCCTTCCAGGTAAAAATAACTGTCAGAACTGAATACCTGTAACAATATGAAAAAGAACATTTTTATGAAGTGGATTTTTATACTACAATAATTTGTACAACATACAAAACTAAGGATATACTTTTTCTTGTAAGCTACACAACATAGGGTTTAGTAACTTTGTGCTTGGGAGACATAAAATGGACAACAACAAaggatctatatatatatatatatatatatatataaaataaaaaataaaaaaaaagatctGGTCTTATTTTTGGAATACATATATATCTCTTTTGTGTTCTTCTATCCAATGATGTGTAGCTGCCCTTTATTCATTCTATGTTTTCAGATATGCTGCTTAATTCACTCAGTTTGAACTTGAAACTAGAGCAGAGCTTTGTTTTTAGCAATGGCGAAGCACCTCCTTCACCTGAAACTGATGTTTTACCTCTCTGCAGGCTTAGCTGGAAAGATGATTGTAGGGCAGCTATCGGGACTATGTATTTAATGGAAAGAACACAAGTTGTCGTTGAGGCCAGATGAATTGAGAAATTTTTGTCTTTGGTCCTCCACATCCCACAATACACCTCCATTATCCTGAAAAAGATGTGTTGTCTACTTGTcacaatacatatatatatatatatacagtattttccttttatataaaatacaaaagtatAATCTTTCAAATACATATAAACCAactcttttaatatatatatacatatatacaggTATAGAATACAATCTCATATAAATCGATACAAACAAAAAGGTACATATGCATGCTATAGACTGACCTGGGGGTGAGAGAAGAGAATGGGGGTTTGGTCTTGGTGTGAGGCACCTAGAAAAGGATAGTTATTAGATGGGGCAAAGGTGGCGGTTGTTGAATCAACAAAAGCTGAAGCTTGAGTGGGGTTGCATTGTTGCAGACATGGCAGTACtggtgttgttgttgatgcttcaCTGTTCACtctctaaaaaaaataaaatttacttatGTCAGAGACAAAGATTTTCATCAGCTAGCTTTTGTAATAAATTAATGGCTTTTacattaaaacataaataaataaactaaaactaTCTTCCATTTTATCCCCCTTTTTTTTACCTCTGGTTTCACCGTTAAGGCTTCCAGGTCCACTCCGAAGTCATAGAACATGGGACTCACAGAAGCAAGCTTCATTGACAGAAACTAAAATACAGAAGAAAACAAACAAAATCATTGTTTATTTAAATACTTATATTATGGAAAAGAATTAACTGTCAGAGAGTGGTTAACTTTTAATTGTATATAACCATATACCTCTACTTGATTTTGTAAGGACTGAAcataattgataatttcatccaACATAAGGGCCTTCCCAGTTACCTATTTTCATGCAAAACACACACATGAAAGCTCTCTGAAAACGTTTCATAACTCTATGATCAGTTTGCAAGACAATTaggattaaaaaaaaaatgagctgAACTAGATACCTTTTCACACCCTGGAACCAGACATTGTAATATCTTCATCCTCTCACTGATCTTCTTTCTTCTTACCTGCAGTCCAGTTTGCAGAATTGGTCAATAGGAAATAAGCCAAAATCTACAGTTTATGGGGTGTAAAACTAAGGGCTTGTAATGCTTGTTGATGAACCACAAGGGCTTTGGTCCCATGGTTCATCCACCCACTCCTTTTAAGACCATTTGGGCTTTGAGTTTGACCAAGAAGTAGTGGCTCAGGGTTTTCTGAACCCATCTCCTGCTTTAACCCTTAAATATTGACTAGCTATAGTATTAGTACCCTTTCAGCTAGACTGTGACTGTCGGTTGCTTGGCCCCTCCTGGCTCTTACATGAATGTAGCCCGAGGGAGGCTCTTCAGGAGATTTCTTTTCACCTTTCTTGCCATTATTGCACTTCTTTTTCTCCTTGGCTTTCCCTTCTTTTGCATCCTAAACGaaataaaacaatgaaaataGGATTAAAATTAGAAACCCATCACTGAAAACCCGAAGAATTTTAATTTAAAGCTACCATGCAACCACCATGCATACACAATTTGAATGATTTAAAGCGGTTTTTTAACCTTAGTTTTGAAGGTTGTCCCGTTTCTGGTCTTCCGTTTCCTGTTTCTGGGATTCACATTCTGAGTGACTTGCTCGCCCTGTTCAAGTTTATCTACCACAGTGGAATCGCCACCACCGGTGCTCTGTTTCTCACCCACCGATGGCTCGTTATCACTCTGAGAAACAACCTTGGAGCAGTGATCAACACAGCTAGTTTCATGGTTGTTAGGATCAAACAGCGAGTCGTGGAAAAGCTCAGGTGAGTAATATTGAGAGAAACAATTAGAGGTTAAGTTTCCATCATCCATCATAAAGCAAGAAGCTTTGGGGGTGAGAGCCATGTTTTGCAAGAAAATATTGGGGTCAAGAACATATGAAAAGGCTGCCATAAGAGAAAATTGCAAGCTTTTTGTGTTTCTGAAGAAAGTGAtgacagagagagagagagaggcgCAGAGTCTGAGACGAAAGTGTTGAAGAAGGGGCAGTGGGTCTATCTATGAGAAACAAAGATACCATAGaggaagatatatatatatataatcatgagGAGAGAGAGAATCAAACAAAACAAGACAGGGTCGTTAAAATTTCCAAGTAAAATCTTTGGTTTAACTACTCATCCCCATGCAGAAGTCCCTTTGTTTACAATTTCTTTTCAGAATTAAAGTCCCTGTACATTTGACCGGTCTTCTCTCTCCTTTGTCAAAACAATTTTTCTTATTCGAATAAAAAGTTACTGCTTGCGCATCGACTGTAGCATCAGACCCATATCACCCATGCATACACTACATGCAAATGCAGTGACCCAAGTAAAGGCTTATCACTACTTTTTGGAGACGTGAACCCGGATCAAGTAAAGGCTTATCACTACTTTTTGGAGACGTGAAGCCGGATGAACTTTATGGTTAAACAGCTCTTAGCTTTCAGGCTAATCAAGGGAATCCCCTATGATTTAACTTGAGTGCTTAAACCCCAAAAAACGCCAaaaagaaaaattacaatttctttttctttttcatttttcaaagAAAACTGCGAGTTCATTGAATTACAGATACGAAATATATACAATTCTTTTATCACCGTCACACAATTTTTATGATTAATCTttctaataatattattttcggagtttaaatttgattgatttatttaGGAATGCAAGGTGTTTGACCATTGCATCGACATTTGTTGAATCATGAGTTAATTGGACATCAGTATAattgaaaaatgactaaaaacctcttaatttataaattaataaattttattttaagggtaattttatctttttacaTGTTACATAAAATAAGATTCAAGTCAAACCAAACTCTCATTAGTTTTAgcataaataatttattaatattagatTATGACATCTCTACAATATGagttgaaaatatatttaatcaattttaaaaattttaacataaattaaatataattttaattaaaataataaaattataatattttaaattcaaatgatattatatgtaaatatatattttatttttataagaaaaagaTAAAATTGTCCTCAAAATAATTTATAGAAATAATGGTAATTTTATGTTTGTTATAAAAAGTTTCATCCCGATGTATTATACACCAATTTTTAATTATGATGCtggatttgattttaatttaattttatttgaataataagtgaatatattcaatttattttctatatatataaaattatagttAGTCAAAGTAAGCTTAATTATATGAATATGTTTATATGATTTAGAAGCAAATAAAACCGAATGAGTGGTTTTAGGATCACGTGGATTCTATTCGggagaatttaaaaataatttgagtgtattgaaattaaattttaatttttaatggtttatatttttaaaattttaaaagattaaatcaaaattttatcattttaagggatcaaagtataattttatatttactactttaaaattttaaaattttaaaggaccTCAATAGATAATTTATCATTTTAGGGGTCGAGATCTCTACTAGCCCCAttgattctattattttaatgttcaattttaatttaaattttttttaaaaaaaatcatatcaaaaccaaaccaaaccaaatGTTTATTACCCCTACTTATTTGTGATTTTAGAGTCATCATATTATAGTTTGGATAAAAGAAGTATCAAATTTCTTTCCTCGTCAATGGACCAACCTTATGTACAAAACCTGAGTTATCAAGGAAGTTTTAGATACTTTTTGCAGTGCTTCAAGACATATTGTTAATCTACAAAAGTCAAATATGATTTTCTCTAAGGGGGTGAATGAAGGTATTCAGAGGCGTATTAGTGGAATTTTTGAGTTCCTGGTGGTGCAGAATCTTGGTTCCTATTTAGAAGTTCCCCTCTTTCATGAGAAGGTTACAAACAATACCTTGCGTTTTTTCGTTGATAAGGCAAGAAGTAAACTTTGTAGTTGGAACACTAAACAGCTCTCTTTGGCAGGTAGAATTACTTTGGGTCAATCGGTCTTGCTCTCTATTCCGAGTTACTTCATGCAATCGATGATGATCTCAAAAGGCTTGTGTGATGAGATCGAAGACATGGTAAGACAATTCATTTGCGGTTCCACTAGTGGTAATAGAAAGATTGCTTTGGTGAGTTGGGATTCGATATGCCAACCTAAGTTGAATGGAGGTCTTGGCATAAGGTCTTTATGTGATCAGAATACTTCTTTTATGATGAAGTTGGGATTCAAATTATTGACGGATTGTTCTTCTTTATGGGTTAAGGTGCTTCGATCTAAGTATGGGGTTCAAGGTGGTTTACTTGAATCTTTGACGAGAGGGCGATGTTCTTTCTTGTGGAGATCTTTATCAAAGATTTGGCCGCTTATTCGTGAGAATCTGCTCTGGTCTGTTGAGGATGGTCACAATATTAGTTGTTGGAAAGATTCTTAGATTCCTAATGTTAGACTGTTGTATAAAAAGATAGCTTGTAGCTCTAACTTGGATATGGATTGTGTCCTTAGTGATATGGTTACAGAAAATAGGGATTGGAATTTAGAGTTATTCTGGCTTTGGTTACCTAAAGATATCATTCAACAGATTGTAGGAATTCCGCCACCTCAACCAAATTCTGGCATGGATAGAATTATTTGGAGGGGAAGTACATCTGGTGCTTTCTCAAACAAAAGTGCTTACAAGAAACCACGGGAAGACTCATGGAATCCGAAAGAAGATATTTGGAAATTGCCTTGGAAATATCAGGGACCACAGAAGGTTAGAGTGTTCATTTGGCTTGCTATTAAACACCGCTTACTCACTAATATGAAAAGAGCCAGAAGAGGACTGAGTCCAGATACTTGTTGTGGGGCTTGTGGTCAGAATTATGAGAGTCTCCTTCATGTTCTAAAAGATTGCACAATGGTAAGGGATATTTGGATGCAGCTTATTCCTTCAGGTAAACAATCTGTCTTTTTTGCAGGATCTTTATATGAATGGATTGAGCTTAATTTACGGAACAAGCAAGAAGTGAACCTAATGGGTGGAGTTAATTGGGCCTTCTGTTCGGAATTATCATTTGGAGCATATGGAAgaaccgaaacctatgcatatTTCAAGGTCTTTCATGGAGTACTGACGAAGTGATCAAAACCTCCCTATGTTAGGCAAAGTAGTATGTTTCGGTGTCTGGTTTGCAGGGCATTAGAACTTCAAGATCGGACTTCATCCCTCTTTCTTTGGATGGATGGGTCTATTTGAACACGGATGGTTCGGTTAAAAATGTTGATAGGTTTGCCGTAGCTGGAGGACTATTGCGGGAACAGGACGGGAATTGGATTGTTGGTTTCACAAGGTATTTGGGTAACTATGAGGTCATTGATTCAGAATTATGGGGCATCCTTGATGGTGTACAAATTGCTCTTGATTGTGGCTTTCGGAAAGTCATCATTCGAATAGACAACATTGAAGCTGTTAACCTCATTCATGAAGGTGTTAGCGGTGGTTCCAATTCTGCCTTAGTTATGAGAATTGTTttgcttttgaagtctttgagtCATTGGAACCTTCAGCATATTCCCAGAGAAGAGAATAGTATTGCAAACAGAATTGTCAAGCTTCGAAGAGACAGGGAAACAGGGCTACGATTGCTTGATAAGAATTATGTAATGAGCTTTCTTATTGTTTGATAATTGAGTTGCATTTTCTTTTTTACCAAAAAAATAATATGCCATAACTGCATATATACCATCATAATAATTACAGCCAAATTGAAAAATTCGTTCATTAGtgttttaatttcttttcttttatataaaaggaGGGCATCAATGGCGAATCCGCTAGAatgattaaaaaaattatttaaattattttataatttataaaattttaaattaataataataaaattatattttaactctcttaaaaataataaaatttaatctaatcttttaaaatttataaaaatataaattatatttctagcatagtaaaatatataatttttaatttcatctCTTAACAACATAAATAACACAGTTCCTAATGAAtattattcctaattaaattgaACTTTGATTCATTCATAATAGTAAAACttgtattattttgttttaaattgaaCTCCCAAAATCTAGCAAAGCAAACGTAACCAATATGTTCGCGTTTCGTTTGCTCCTGTTTTGTACGTAGTAGCAATTTATTTCAGTAATTGTCAGACATACTATGCTTCTAACCTTTTCATTCAGCCACTGAATCTGTGGTTTGGCTGTGGCACACGTTTGTGTATTATATAATATTACATTATGTTACACAATAAAGTgagtaaattaatattttatcttaaaataaataaaaaatcatttaaacataTTGACCGGTAaagtatatataaattattttttattaatcaatcttaagtatttattttatataaataataattttaattatttattgataaaaataatacaatttatttaataactaaaaatCTTATTACAAGAGTATGtgtataaaattcataaatttaaaaataaaaataacatatattaaaatttgatacgtataatttaaaatgaagtaataataatacatgaaataaacgaa
This window of the Gossypium arboreum isolate Shixiya-1 chromosome 12, ASM2569848v2, whole genome shotgun sequence genome carries:
- the LOC108478685 gene encoding transcription factor bHLH137-like — encoded protein: MAAFSYVLDPNIFLQNMALTPKASCFMMDDGNLTSNCFSQYYSPELFHDSLFDPNNHETSCVDHCSKVVSQSDNEPSVGEKQSTGGGDSTVVDKLEQGEQVTQNVNPRNRKRKTRNGTTFKTKDAKEGKAKEKKKCNNGKKGEKKSPEEPPSGYIHVRARRGQATDSHSLAERVRRKKISERMKILQCLVPGCEKVTGKALMLDEIINYVQSLQNQVEFLSMKLASVSPMFYDFGVDLEALTVKPERVNSEASTTTPVLPCLQQCNPTQASAFVDSTTATFAPSNNYPFLGASHQDQTPILFSHPQDNGGVLWDVEDQRQKFLNSSGLNDNLCSFH